Within the Trueperaceae bacterium genome, the region CGTTCATCTACGTCGGGCCGGTAGGCGATTACGGCTTCTCCTACGCTCACGACCTGGGGCGCCAGGCGCTCGAGGAGGCGGTGCCCGAGGTCGAGACGGTCTACGTCGAGTCGGTGCCGGAGGCCGAGGTCGAACCGTTCATCGACCAGCTCGTTGCCGACGGCGCCGACGTGGTCATCGCAACCTCGTTCGGCTACGGCGACGGTGTGCTGGCGGCCGCTCGCCGTTACCCGGACGTGATCTTCGGTCATGCCACCGGGGTCAAGCGGGCTCCCAACGTCATGACCTTCATGGCCGACATCTACCAGGTCTACTATCTCAACGGTCTCATCGCCGGCGCGCTCAGCGACTCGGATCGCATCGGCTACGTCGGGGCCTTCCCCATCCCCGAGGTGAAGCGCCACATCAACGCCTTCGCCATCGGCGCCAAGGAGGCGAACCCGGAAGCTGTGGTCGAAGTACGCTGGCTCTACTCCTGGTTCGACCCGGCCGGCGCCAAGGAGGCGACCGAGGCGCTGATGGCCGAAGGCGCAGACGTCTTCGGCTTCACCGAGGATACCCCCACCGTAATCCAGACCGCCGCAGAGGAAGGTTACCCCTCGTTCTCCCACTACGCCTCGATGCTGGAGTTCTCTCCCGATACAGTCGCTTCGGGCCAGCTGGTGCACTGGGAGACCATCCTGATCGACTTCATCGAGGGCGTACTGGCGGGCGAGTACACGACCGGGAACCTCCAGGACCTCGACTACTTCTGGCTGCTTGCCGAAGGAGCCGTAGAGCTGGGCGCCGAGCCCGGGATGCCCATCAACCCTGTCTACGAGGAGGAGTTGCGGGCTTACACGATCGAGCATCCCGAGTTCGGGCAGATAAGCGCGTGGGACCTCGTGTTCGAGCGTCTCGAGCAGATGTCTTCCTCGCCGGTCGAGTTCGACCCGTTCCAGGGGCCAACGCTCGACCGCAACGGCAACGTGGTCTACGAAGAGGGCGAGATGCCAACCGTCCCGGAGTTGCTCTCCATCCAGTGGGCGGCGGAGAACGTCGTGGGTCCGTGGGAGGGCGAGCCCTGATCGACCGCTGAGGAAACTCCGGCAGGAGGCCGGTCGCCGGACACAGGGCGACCGGCCTCCTCGCTACGAGGACCGATCGGACCATGAGCTGTCGACACCTTCCGCCTACTCGCGCAGGGAGGACCTATCGGCTCGTGCCGCCTACTCGCGCAGCGAGGTTCGCCTCCCCGTTGCCGGTTCCAGCCTGCCGCTGCGCTCCTCTGGCTCTTCGTACAGGTACGGGTTGACGTACTCGTACCCGCCCCTCGCGCGTCCCAGCCTCCACTGGCGCCCGCTGTTCTCGCGTCTGCGGTTGGAGACCGCCCGCGCGGCCAGAAGGCCGACTCCCAGGACCAGTGCTGCCGTTGCCGGGCGGCTCCAGGGGCTCAAGGTCCAGGTGGAGTAGAGGCTCCACCGCCTGCCTCTGGATTCAGGGCCCGCGGCGACGCTGTGGCCCGCGTCAATCGGCCGGCTCAGGTTGTCGGCCGCTCCGGAAGACTTGGGGACGCGAGTGCGCTGGCCACGGAAGCCGGCCATGGTGAGGAACCCGTCGACCACGCCGGGTACGATCCCTTCGAGGGCCGCAAGGAGGCGCCCGCCGCCACCGACTACGAGTCGTCGGGTGGGATGCTCGGCGGCCCAAACGATGGCGCGGGCGACCAGCCTCGCATCGTAGACCGGCGGCATCCCCTTGGGGCGAACGCCGATCCGGGTGCGCGCGTGTTCGAAGAGTGGCGTGTCGATGGAGGACGGGAGGATCTCGGTGATCTGCACGGGCACCCGTTCGCGCTTCAACTCCACCCGCAACGCTTCGATCATCCCGTCCACCCCGTGCTTGGCGGCGGCGTAAGCGCTCTGGTAGGGGAGAGCGCGAACCGCTTCGATCGAGGAAACGCTGATGAAGGCGCCGCGCCCGTTCCTTCGCAGGTGGGGCAGGGCGGCCAGGGCGCCATTCGCCTGACCCAGAAGGTTCGTTCTGACCACCTGCTCGAACTCCGACGGTCTGGTCGCTTCGAACCGCGCGTAGAGCGACACCGCGGCGAGGTGGACCCAGGTGTCGAGCCGCCCGTACCGCTCGACCGCCTTCTCGGCGACGTCGCGCATCTGCTCGGGATCGGTGACATCGCCCGGGATCACCGTGACTTCACCGAAACCCCGAATCGCCTCGGCCAACGAGTCGAGTCCCTCCTCGCCCCTGGCCGAGACCACCACCTTCGCTCCGCGCGACGCGAACTCGATCGCCGTTTCCCGTCCGATGCCGCTCGAGGCGCCCATCACGACTACGACTTGATCCTCCACCGGACGTAGCCTCATCGCATCCCCCTTCGTCCGGGCGCTTCGTCCGCCCGGTCCCGCATGTCGCGATGGTAGCCAGGCACGACGGCGTCCCTAGAGTGGTACGGCCACAGTCGCGCTCCCCACTGCCCGGCGCTTCGGCCTGCTCGGCAGGGCGACGGGCTCCCCCGCGGTATCCTCCCCTCGTGCCGGTGAAACTCTTCCGTGCTCAGCTGTTCCATACGCCCCGGAACCCGTTCGAAGCAGAGGACGCCCTCGAGGTCCTCTCGGACGGCTGCGTCGCCGTAGCTGGCGGAGTGGTCGAGGCGGTGGGTGACTTCGTAGCGGTGAGCGGCCGCTACCCCGATGCCGAGACCGTGGACGGCCGGGGCGGGATGCTCGTTCCCGGTTTCGTAGACACGCACGTGCACTATCCGCAGCTCCCCGTGATGGGCGCGATGGGATTGCACCTCCTCGACTGGCTGGAGCAGCGGACATTGCCCGAGGAGGCTCGCTTCGCCAGCGAACCGTATGCCCGGGAACGGGCCCGTGCCTTCCTCGCGGCACTAGCGCGCAACGGCACCACCAGCGCGCTCGTTTTCGGCGCGCACTTCGCTGGCGCCATGCAGGTCTTCTTCGAGGAAGCCGAGGCATCCAAGCTCAGGATCACCTCCGGCCTGGTCGTCAGCGACAGAGAGCTAAGGGCCGACATGCACACCGATCCGGAGACGGCCTACCAGCAGAGTCGCGAGCTGGCTCTGCGCTGGCACGGCCGCGGCCGGCTGCGCTA harbors:
- a CDS encoding BMP family ABC transporter substrate-binding protein; translation: MSRWLPVLVLFIGVAFAQNDSLKVAFIYVGPVGDYGFSYAHDLGRQALEEAVPEVETVYVESVPEAEVEPFIDQLVADGADVVIATSFGYGDGVLAAARRYPDVIFGHATGVKRAPNVMTFMADIYQVYYLNGLIAGALSDSDRIGYVGAFPIPEVKRHINAFAIGAKEANPEAVVEVRWLYSWFDPAGAKEATEALMAEGADVFGFTEDTPTVIQTAAEEGYPSFSHYASMLEFSPDTVASGQLVHWETILIDFIEGVLAGEYTTGNLQDLDYFWLLAEGAVELGAEPGMPINPVYEEELRAYTIEHPEFGQISAWDLVFERLEQMSSSPVEFDPFQGPTLDRNGNVVYEEGEMPTVPELLSIQWAAENVVGPWEGEP
- a CDS encoding SDR family oxidoreductase, producing the protein MRLRPVEDQVVVVMGASSGIGRETAIEFASRGAKVVVSARGEEGLDSLAEAIRGFGEVTVIPGDVTDPEQMRDVAEKAVERYGRLDTWVHLAAVSLYARFEATRPSEFEQVVRTNLLGQANGALAALPHLRRNGRGAFISVSSIEAVRALPYQSAYAAAKHGVDGMIEALRVELKRERVPVQITEILPSSIDTPLFEHARTRIGVRPKGMPPVYDARLVARAIVWAAEHPTRRLVVGGGGRLLAALEGIVPGVVDGFLTMAGFRGQRTRVPKSSGAADNLSRPIDAGHSVAAGPESRGRRWSLYSTWTLSPWSRPATAALVLGVGLLAARAVSNRRRENSGRQWRLGRARGGYEYVNPYLYEEPEERSGRLEPATGRRTSLRE